The Candidatus Binataceae bacterium sequence TGGCCAGTGCGTGTGGGCCGATCGCGGTCCTCGGCCCGGGGAGATGGTAGGCGGCGACGGCAACAGCATCTGCGATTGGTCCGGCAGTTTCAGCAATCTGGGCGCCGGACAATTCCTGGAAGTTGGAGTCTACCGCGATCCGGCAGTAAACAACTGCATGCATCTCACGCATTATATTGGCATTGTGAGCCCGCCATTTTCTGCTGTGCCTGCCTTGCCGCCCTTCGTCAGGCAGAGCATTGCGACCCTCTCCGCGACTCAGATCGCCTCTTTGCGACATGGTATCCAGGTTATGATGAGCCGGCAGACTACCGATCCTACGAGCTATCGTTTTCAGGCAAATATTCACGGGACTTACGACACAACCACCACCTCGCAAGAGTCGCAGGCATGGGATCAATGCGAACATGGGAGTTTTTACTTCTTCTCGTGGCACCGTATGTACCTTTACTTTTTCGATCGTATCCTCAGGACGGCGTCCGGAGATCCAACTCTGGTTTTGCCGTACTGGAACTGGGGCGACCCGTCGCAACGCAGCCTTCCGAGCGCTTTCTGGCAGCCGAGCGACTCCACCAACTCATTGTACATTGCGCCGCCCGGTAGGCCGACGGCGCTTGACAACGGCACGGCTCAGCTTGACGCCGGGACCGTGGACTTCTCGAATGCCTTTGGCTACACGAACTTCGAATCTGCCAACGGCTCGGGGCTGAGCTTTGGGGGACAAGAAGCTTCAGCCATGCAATTCAATTTTCCTCACGGAGAACTGGAAAGTCAGCCACATGACGTCGTGCATGGGGCCTTGGGCGGACTAATGGACGACCCCGACACTGCGGCGCAGGACCCGATTTTCTGGCTTCACCACGCTAATATCGATCGGCTGTGGAATCGCTGGCTGCAACAGGGTGGTGGCCGCCAGGATCCTCTCAATGATTCAGCATGGATGAATACAACGTTCGAATTTTTCGATGAAGCGGGGCATGCCGTTGATCTAACTGGCAGCCAAATCATCGACACGGTTGGAGAGCTAAACTACCGCTACGACGACGATCCTACGACCATGGCGCAATTCCATCCAGTGCAATTCCATCCAACGCCGGTCAGTCCGCGGCTCATCCTCAAGACCTTGGCGACCAGCCAGGCCGGAGCCGCTCGAATACAACTCTCCGGCGAGCCCGTTAGCGTTTCCGTGCCCTTGCCCGAAAACGCGGTGTCGCAACTGCGCGCCTTCATCGAGCATAAGGTTGAGAACAAAATCATCCTGCAGTTGAACGACATCCAATATGAGAGAGCGCGGGGAATCTATTACGAGATATATATTGATCCGCCCAAGGGAGAGAAGGTTAATTTTCACAGTCCTTATTATGTCGGATCACTGAGTTTCTTTGCGCTAAAGCCGCATTCCATGGCAGGCCATCCAGTTGCTCCAAGGTCAAGCGTTTTCACTGAGTATGACATCTCAAAGCAGGTTCGTGACCTGAGCGCACGCGGCGCCTGGAACCCCAAGGAAATGTCGGTAATTCTCGTCCCGCGCGGCTTAGTGAGGCGTAATGGCGAGCCTTTGCCGCTGCCTGCAGGCATCGCGGGTACGCTAGGAAGAGTTACGATTGCAACTCAATGATTGGGCGCATGAGGACGTCGCTCGGCGGCAGACGAGCACCCGCCGAGTGCCCCCGGCCGGGACTCGAACCCGGACTCGCGGCAACCGCAAACGCTAGCCATCCAGAACAAAGAAACGCAAATCAAATAAGGCTTTTTCGCGATCAAGCTTTGTCGAGGCTAGTGCCGTTTTGCCCCGATTTGTGACAGCCGCTGCCAAACCCCAGCCAAACCGTTTTAGTAAGAATCGTCGCGGTAAAGAATTCGACGAAGCTGCGGCTGGCGCGCTCGCCACGACG is a genomic window containing:
- a CDS encoding tyrosinase family protein; this encodes MVGGDGNSICDWSGSFSNLGAGQFLEVGVYRDPAVNNCMHLTHYIGIVSPPFSAVPALPPFVRQSIATLSATQIASLRHGIQVMMSRQTTDPTSYRFQANIHGTYDTTTTSQESQAWDQCEHGSFYFFSWHRMYLYFFDRILRTASGDPTLVLPYWNWGDPSQRSLPSAFWQPSDSTNSLYIAPPGRPTALDNGTAQLDAGTVDFSNAFGYTNFESANGSGLSFGGQEASAMQFNFPHGELESQPHDVVHGALGGLMDDPDTAAQDPIFWLHHANIDRLWNRWLQQGGGRQDPLNDSAWMNTTFEFFDEAGHAVDLTGSQIIDTVGELNYRYDDDPTTMAQFHPVQFHPTPVSPRLILKTLATSQAGAARIQLSGEPVSVSVPLPENAVSQLRAFIEHKVENKIILQLNDIQYERARGIYYEIYIDPPKGEKVNFHSPYYVGSLSFFALKPHSMAGHPVAPRSSVFTEYDISKQVRDLSARGAWNPKEMSVILVPRGLVRRNGEPLPLPAGIAGTLGRVTIATQ